CCACATAATCTATAAATAACCGGCTATACATCTGCGCTCCGTTTACGTTGAAGGACAATGGGATCTTGAGCTTCCCTCCAACGACCTCATACCCTTCATCCTCTAGTATGTCTATAGATGGGTGAGGAATAATCACTTTATTAAACGGGATCTGATCCTTCATGAAAGAACGCGGAGAACTTTGCAGCCATATATATATCCGATAAATTATAAAAATCGATAATGCTACTCCTATAAACGCCATAACGACCTTGTCAGAGCTACCCGCCACTATCAATCACCTCGGTGATTTATTCGCGTGAAGCCATGCTAAATCCTTCTTCTGAGCGGTCTTTTTAGGAGCTTTCCGCATAATTGATCTTATTGACTTGACCATATGGAAAAAGAAACTCACCGGCGCGATGAGTTTCCATGAATTGAATTTACATTAAAAGTACCCGTAGCTTGCTTAACCACTTCATCCGCTAGGGATGGGAAATCCTCCACTAGGATGACTGATGAAACAGCATCTGACGGCTGTAATACTTCTTCATCTTCTGCCACTTCTGGCATTAGTCTCCAGTGAGCAAGAAACTCAATATTGCCTTCCCCACCTGTAATCGGTGAAAAGGTTAAGCCCTGTAGCTGGTAGCCAAGCTCTGCAGCCATAGTCAGTACATTAATCAATACCTCTTTATGGACGGCAGAGTCACGAATCACACCTGATTTACCAACCTTCTCCCGTCCTGCCTCAAACTGTGGCTTGATCAGCGCAGCAATATCCGCCGGGCGCTTAAGCAAGGCTTTGAGCGGTGGAAGAATTATTTTTAGGGATATAAAAGAAACATCAATACTCGCGAAGTCTGGAATCGGCCCCACCAAATCCGGAGGTGTCATATATCGGAAATTCGTTCGTTCCATGACACTAACGCGTTCATCATTACGCAGCGACCAATCCAGCTGATTATAGCCAACATCAATCGCGTACACATGGCTCACTCCATTCTGAAGCGCACAATCCGTGAAGCCTCCAGTAGAAGCACCGATGTCCAGCATGGTTCGTCCCGTAAGATCAATATTAAATTGGCGAAGAGCCTTTTCCAGCTTTAGGCCCCCACGACTGACATAAGGATGCACAGAGCCTTTAACCTTAAGGGTAGCCTCCCGTGACACCTTCATACCAGCCTTTTCAATGCGTTCCTCATCCGCGAGCACCAGCCCTGCCATAATGGCTGCTTTTGCCTTTTCACGGCTTTCATAAAAACCTTGCTCAACAAGCAGTACATCTATCCGTTCTTTACGGTGTTCCATGGTCATCTCCCGATCGTTCAAAGGGTTACTAATTTCCGGTCTCCACTTAGGAAGACGAAGTTGTTTTGTAATTATAAGCACTTAAAGCCATCATGGACTTGATACGTGCACATAGCGCTTCTACAGTAAGGCCTGTTTCTTGGCGCTGTTCCTTAATGGAGCCGTGCTCCACAAAGATGTCGGGTACACCCATCAGATGTACACGAGCGTCATAAATTTCATGCTCCGAGTAAAATTCCAACACTGCACTGCCGAGACTTCCCGCCTGACTTGCTTCTTCAATGACTACGATGCTGGTTCCAGCATGAGCCAAATCAAGCAGCATGGAGTTGTCGAGTGGCTTCAGGAAACGCGCATTCACGACGCCCACCTGGATTCCTTCCCGCTTCAACAAATCAGCGGCTTCTTCAGCCACTTGAACCATAGGTCCACAGGCCACAACAGCATAACCTTCCCCGGTACGCAGTCGTTCCCATGATCCGATTGGAATAGTATGCAGCTCTGGATCCATTGCCACACCTGTACCGTTAATACGCGGATAGCGGTAAGCAATCGGACCGTCATTATATTCAAGCGCCGTCTTCATCATATGACGCAGCTCATTTTCGTCTTTTGGCATCATCATCACCATATTTGGAATATGGCGCATAAAAGCAACATCGTACACACCCTGATGAGTCTCACCATCGGCACCCACAAACCCAGCGCGATCAATGGCGAACATAACATTCGCATTATGACGGCAAATATCATGGACGATCTGATCATAAGCACGCTGCATGAAGGTAGAATACACCGCATATACCGGCTTCATACCTTCCATAGCCAAAGCTGCACACAACGTAGCCGCATGCTGCTCCGCAATCCCGACATCAATCATACGATCCGGAAATTCCTTAGCAAAAGGAAATAAGCCCGAGCCTCCTGGCATCGCAGGCGTAACTGCAATCAGACGCGAATCTTCCCGACCCAGTTCGATCAGCGTCTCGCCGAACACTTCCGTGTACATTGGAGGACCCACAGCTTTAAGCGCCTGACCCGACTCAATTTTGTAAGGGGAAATGGCATGCGATTTATAGAAATCGGTCTCAGCCGGTTTGTAGCCCTTGCCTTTGGTCGTTAGTACATGCACCAGCACAGGACCCGCCACATTATCCGCTTGATGGAAGGTATCAATCATCTTCTCCAGATCATGACCATCTACTGGTCCAAGATAAGTAAAGCCGAGCTCATCAAAAAGAACACCCGGTACCATCATATATTTAAGACTGTCCTTCACCCACTCAACCGTTTTGGCCAAGCGGCCCCCGATAGCTGGAATTTTTTTAAGCAGCCCTTCAACCTCGTCTTTGGCACGTAGATAATGACGGTCTGAACGAATTTTGCTTAAATAATTGTGCATTGCCCCTACATTAGGAGCAATCGACATTTCATTATCGTTCAAAATAACCATCAGCTTACGCTTCTCATGACCAATATGGTTAAGTGCTTCAAACGCCATCCCGCCAGTAAGAGCACCGTCACCAATCACGGCAATAACCTTATTGTCTTCACCCTTGAGATCGCGGGCCATGGCCATCCCCATCGCTGCGGACAAGGAGGTGCTACTATGTCCGGCTTCCCAGACATCATGTTCGCTTTCAGAGCGCTTGACGAAGCCGCACAAGCCCTGATATTTACGCAGGGTATCGAAGCGGTCTTGGCGACCGGTCAGTATCTTGTGGACATAGGACTGGTGCCCAACGTCGTAAATCATTTTATCCCGAGGGCTGTTATAGCAATAATGCAAAGCCAAAGTGAGCTCCACGACCCCCAGATTGGATCCAAGGTGTCCACCAGTTGCTGTAAGCTTCTCAATTAGAAATCGACGGATTTCCTCCGCTAGGGTAGTTAATTCATCGATTGACAGTGATTTCAGTTGCTCAGGATCATTTATTTGTGGAAGCAGCACGTATAGTTCCCCGCTTTCCTTGATGTTGTAAATTTTATAAAACCCATTATAACACAAACGAAACGGCTGTCGAAATACAGCCGTTTCGAAAGTTCATAATTAGTGATCACGTGCCATTAAATAATCTGCAATTTCCAGCAGGCGCTGGTTGTCGTGAAAGCCGCCGTTCAGCACAGCATTACGCGCTTTTTCTGTAAGTTGCTTCACTTCTTCACGCGATGCTTCGAGGCCAATAAAATAAGGATAGGTTACTTTATGCTGCTTGACATCACTGCCTGTTTTTTTACCAAGTTTACCTTCGTCTCCAACCAGATCTAGAATATCATCCTGGATCTGAAAAGCGAGTCCAATGGCTGTTCCAAATTCATGTAAAGCTTCAAGTTGCTGCTCGTTAGCACCTGCAATACGGCCGCCAGCTAAAAGCGAAAAGATAATCAAATCCCCTGTCTTATGCAGATGAATGTACTTCAGCTGTGCATGATCGGTTAGACCCTGCTCGCCTTCCATATCTGCAATCTGACCGCCGACCATGCCGCGTGGACCTGCCATTTCCGCCAGATCCTCTACGATGGATAGTGCACTTTCTGCTGGAACTCCAAATTTACGCGAGGCTTGTACCACACTGTAAAATGCATGGGTCAGAAGCGCATCACCCGCTAGGATCGCTGTCGCTTCCCCAAAGACTTTATGATTTGTCAGCTTTCCTCGCCGATAATCATCATTATCCATTGCAGGTAAATCATCATGAATTAACGAGTAGGTATGTACCATCTCAACTGCAGCAGCGACAGGTAAGGCAGCCTCTCGACTTCCTCCCAGTGCCTCACATGCGATAATCACCAGCAGTGGCCGGAGGCGTTTGCCGCCAGCCATAAGTGAATACTTCATCGCTTGCTGCAAATTCTCTGGAACCTTCCATTGCGTGGGGAGAATTGCCTCTAGTTCATGTGAGACTAGATCGCCTAAGATCGCGATGTAATCCTCCAGCGGCTGCCGAAGTGTTTCTCCTTCAGAGTTTCTCTCAAGATCATGCTCAAAGCGAGTCATCGGCGTCCCCTTCCAGACGTGCACCAAACGGCTTCTTACGCAGTTCTCCGTCCTCTAGGGTAATCATTTCGATCTTACGCTCTACCTGCTCAAGCTTGCTGCCGCAAAGCTGAGATAACTTCATGCCTTGCTGAAATAAATCGATGGCCTTCTCAAGGGGAACGTCGCCGTGTTCAAGCTCACGTACGATTTCCTCCAGCCGGTCCATGGCGCCTTCAAAATCAAGTTCCGCTTCCTTCGTCATCGTCTTTGCCATCCTCCTTCATTCCCCATACCTGGCAGTTCAGCTGTCCGTCATTCATCTTTATCACTACAAGATCGCCAAGCTGCACTAAGGTCAGCGATTTGATTAAATGTTCTTCTGCCTCGTCATAGACTAAGCTGTAGCCTCTCGACATCACTTTAAGAGGGCTTAGCGCATCCAGATGACGAATCTCTGCTACATAGCGAGATCGCTTCTCCTGCAGGCGAGCCAGCATGGCGCCCATCAGCTCACGGCGCATACTGTCCGTGCGCTGACGCGCAGCGGCAACACTGCCGTGCGGATGGAATCGCTGCAGACTATGATGCAGCACAGCTTTGCGCTCGCGGGAACGGCTGAGCCGTGCATCCGCAGAGCGATGGAGCCGCTCACGCAGCTGGTCCAGCCGCTGCGTGTGTTGCATCAGCGAGCGGCGCGGGCCTGCCAGCGCCAGCGAGCGTTCCAGCCCCGCGTGACGCTCGCGTCCGCGCTGGGCGCGTCTTTGCAGCGCCTGGCGCAGCCGCTGCTGCTGTTGGCGAAGCTGCGCAGCAAGCTCGCCGGCGTGTGGCACGGCCAGCTCAGCGGCCGCTGTGGGCGTAGCCGCGCGGAGGTCGGCGGCGAAATCGGCAATCGTGAAGTCGGTCTCGTGGCCAACGGCCGAGATGACCGGAATCCTCGATGCCGATATCGCTCGCGCGACTTCCTCCTCATTGAACGCCCACAGCTCCTCGAGCGAACCGCCGCCGCGGCCGACGATAAGCACGTCGGCCTCACCCATGCGGTTCAGCGCTCCAATCGCCTTCACGATCGAAGGCGCGGCGCCTTTACCTTGTACCAGTACGGGATAGATTACAATAGCCACCTGCGGAAACCGCCGCTGGAGTGTAATCACGATATCCCTCACAGCTGCACCAGTCGGTGAGGTAATCACTCCGATGCACTGCGGAAAGCGAGGCAAGGAGCGTTTACGCGCTTCTGCAAAAAGCCCCTCTTGCTCAAGCTTGCTCTTCAGCTGCTCATAGGCTAAATACAGACTACCAATTCCATCAGGTTGCATATGTGTGGCATAGAACTGGTACTGCCCGTCCCGTTCATATACGGTCACATTACCTCTAGCGATAACCCGAGCACCTTCCTTCGGAATAAAGGGTAGGCGCTGATTATGAGAAGCGAACATAATCGCCTTGATACGGCTGCTCTCATCCTTTAGCGTGAAATACATATGACCGCTACCGTGATGCGTAAAGTTGGAAATCTCTCCGCGAATCCATACATCCGAAAGTAAAGTATCCGAGTCTAGCTTCATGCGGATGTAACGGTTGAGTTCTTTTATCGAATAAACCTGCCGCTCTGCCGCCATGAATCCTACCCCTATTCCAAGCCGTGACGGCGTTTAGCCGCAATCAGCGTGTTGCTCATTAGCATTGTAATGGTCATCGGTCCAACCCCACCCGGAACAGGTGTGATGTATCCGGCAACTTCTCTTGCACTATCATAATCAACGTCACCCGCGAGCTTACCGTTATCCAAACGGTTCATACCCACATCAATGACAACAGCACCTGGTTTCACATACGAAGCGTCAATGAAATTCGCGCGTCCGATCGCAACGACCAGAATATCCGCTTGACGGCTAATCTCTTGCATATTAGCTGTACGCGAGTGACACATCGTTACAGTAGCATTCTCACGTTGCAGTAACAAAGATACTGGCTTGCCTACAATATTGCTGCGGCCAATGACCACGGCATGTTTACCTGCCATCCCTGTTCCTGTACGTTTGATCAGTTCAATTACACCTGCAGGTGTACAAGGAAGCAGACTGTCAGCACCAATCACTAGGTTACCTACATTTACAGGGTGGAAGCCGTCAACGTCTTTCTCCACGGAGATTGCATCAATGACAGCTTTTTCCTCAATATGCTTAGGCAACGGTAGTTGAACCAGAATCCCGTCAATATCATCGCGTCCATTAAGCTGCGCTACGAGAGCCAGCAATTCTTCCTGAGTAGTAGACTCATCCAGTTTATGCACTTCAGAATGGAAACCAAGGCTGATACAGGATTTCTCCTTGTTGCGAACATAAACTTGTGATCCTGGATCTTCACCTACTAGAATTACTGCCAGACCGGGCTTCACGCCGCGTTTCGCCAGTTCAGCAACCTCGTGGGCAATACTAATACGAATTTCCTCAGATACTTGTTTACCACTGATGATTGCTGCTGTCATGATAGTCTCTCCCCTTTTATATACTTTGTATAAAAAAATTAAGAATGGTCAGCTTTAAGTGTATCTATCTCTTGGATCATCTTGCCAAGAACTCCGTTTACAAACTTACCAGAATCATCCGTTCCAAAATGCTTGGCCAAATCTATGGCCTCATTCACTGCCACTTTCGCCGGAACATCATTTGCGAACACCATTTCGTACGCCGCAAGACGTAAAATCTGACGATCCACACGTGACAAACGGCTCATTTGCCAGCCCTTCAAGTAATGTTCAAGCATATCGTCAATCGCGACTTTGTGTTCCCATACACCATTTACATGCTCCACCACATAGTGCTTGAGCTGAATTTCGTCCGTGATTACACGTTCGGTTTCATTCTCTTCTGAAGCTTCCTCAAGTAGCATTTCTACGGCTTCCGCGCTTTCTACATCGTTCATTTCCATCTGATACAAGCTTTGGACAATAATCTCTCTCGCTATACGTCTTTTCATGTGTTCCTCCTAAAATCTTATATCGCATTAACATGTTCACTTAAACTTTTACAACGTCGGGCAACTATAAATTTATCTTCACACCTATTGTGTGATAATCATTCGGACTTTAATTGCATCGCCTACAATTATTTTAAGCCCAAATCCTTTGAATTCTATCCCTAATCTCTAGAGGATTATCGTCCTTTAAAGATAACTTTTTAATAAAAAAACCGCAAAGCCTTTCCTCCAGGGGCAATGGACAACACAAACTTACGGCTTCCTGCTCCGGGAAAAAGACTATCGCGGTTCACTTGAAGGGACGCCAGCGTCCGGACAGACGCGTAATCAGCTCCTGCCACTGAAACAGGGGAGCCTCTGCGTTATCCTTTCTTTTGCCGAACGTATATCCGATGAACACTACCAGTGCAAAGAACAACATATCCCAAAAACCGCAAATTAAATATATCAAACCTAGAACAATGCCGAAAGTCACTCCGGCGATTCTACCCCCGTGACTTTCCCATACTTCTTTCCAAGACATAAGGGAAATCCACCTCTATTCCACTCGACTTTTGAAGCTTGGAGACTGCGTGAGGTTAGCAATATATACAGACACATCAGCAACCGGAATACCGGTTGTCTCCTGCACAAAATCATGCACCTGACGTTGCACTTCTGTGGTTAGTAGCGGCAATGAATGTTCACCATCCACTACTGCGCGAATTGTAATTTCAAGGCCAGCCTGAGAAACGCGAATACGCGACTTGAGATCTCTGATTCCCTTTACTTTACCGGCAGCCTTCAGACTCAGATTCTCAATGGTCTCCACTGAAATCTGGATATCCCCATACTCTGTACGCTGATCAACAGAAGGTAAAGAAGCGCGATCACGACGCAGAGAGATGTAAAAAAATCGGATGCTCAGAAGGAACAAGACAACTGCCACTATAATTGCAGTAATATAAGCTGCTGGTCCATTCTCAATCTCCAAAGTTTTAGGAATAGCACCGCTCAAGAGGAGGATGGCAATAACAGATAGTATTCCGATACTTAAGCTGTAGACAAACAGCAAAAGTCTGTCCAAAATTTTTGCCACGAGTCTCATAACCTCCTTAAATTAGAGTAAACCCTCGACTTTGCTGTCGGGGGTTTATGGAAGAACGACGACTGTTATTTCACGCGAAGAACCGTTTCAGCTTCCTCGTTCTTGTCTACAGTGTTGTTGTTCTTGAATTGTACATCATGAATATGCACATTCACTTCCACAACAGTTAGACCAGTCATAGTCTCGATAGAACGCTTAACATTACGCTGAATTTCAGCAGCCACTTCAGGAAGACGATTACCATATTCAATGATTACAGAAACATCCACCGCAGCTTCGCGTTGTCCAACCTCTACTTTAACTCCTTTGGACAAGTTCTTACGTCCGAGAAGCTCAACAATACCTCCGGCGAAACCGCCGCTCATGCCAGCTACACCTTTAACCTCAACGGTCGCCAAACCTGCAATAACCTCGATCACTTCAGGAGCAATCTGGATCTCACCGATTTCTGTCCGTTCGTATTCTGTCGGCAATGTACTCATTTTAGACTTCACACCTTTCAACAAAGATTCTCATAATTTCAAGCGTAAAGCACGTCTCTTATTAAACATACTATATCATTTGACGAACTTTATGACAAACAAAGCGAAGTCGTCCTAAATTTCATACTCTTCCAGAAACTTGATGTCAAAATTACCATCCAAAAATACAGGATGCTCCAACAGTTTCTGATGGAATGGGATCGTAGTATGTATTCCCTCCACCGCAAATTCGGCCAAAGCGCGCTTCATCTTCGCAACCGCTTCCTGACGTGTAGGAGCCCATACAATCAGCTTTGCAATCATAGAATCATAGAAAGGGGAAATCGTATAACCAGGGTACGCTGCACTGTCTACACGAACACCGAGACCTCCAGGTGGCAAATAAAAGCCAATCTTGCCTGGTGAAGGCATAAAATTACGCTCTGGATCTTCCGCATTGATACGGCATTCAATCGACCAGCCATTAATCACGATATCTTCCTGTGTAAATGACAAAGGATTTCCTTCTGCAACCGAAATCATTTCCTTGATCAAATCCACACCCGTAACCATTTCTGTTACCGGATGCTCTACCTGAATACGAGTATTCATCTCCATGAAGTAGAAATGTCCATCCGGTCCAAGCAGGAATTCAAGCGTTCCCGCTCCCGAATAATTTACGGCAAGAGCTGCTCGAACTGCAGCATTACCCATCGCTTCACGAATATCCGGTGTGAGTACAGCACAAGGCGCCTCTTCAATCAGCTTCTGGCGACGACGCTGCACGGAACAGTCGCGTTCACCTAAATGCACTACATTGCCATGCTTATCTGCAATAATCTGGATCTCTACGTGCTTCATGCCTGTAAGGTACTTTTCCAGGTATACACCAGCGTTACCGAACGCCTTCTGTGCTTCCTGTTGTGCAGCAGTGATCTGCTTCACCAATGACTCCTCGTCCTCAGCAATCCGAATGCCCTTGCCCCCGCCACCTGCAGTAGCTTTAACAATAATCGGGTATCCGATATCGCGGCCCAGCATGACGGCTTCGTCTACATCGCCCACAAGGCCATCTGAGCCCGGGATGATCGGAACTCCAGCCAGCTTCATGGTTTCCTTCGCCACAGCCTTATCACCCATACGGTTGATTGCATCTGGAGATGGCCCTATGAAGATAATATTGCAAGATTCACAAATCTCTGCAAAATCTGCATTTTCAGCTAAAAATCCATAGCCAGGATGGATGGCATCACATTCTGTTAAGGTGGCTACACTCATAATATTTGTAAAGTTCAGATAGCTGTCCTTGGACGGCATCGGACCGATGCAGTAAGCTTCATCAGCCAACCGGACATGCAGTGAATCCCGGTCGGGTTCCGAATAGACCGCGACGGTGGAAATGCCTAGTTCTCGGCAGGCCCTAATAATGCGGACCGCGATTTCGCCGCGGTTGGCAATCAACACTTTTTGAATGTTCATGCGTTTCCTCCCAAAGTTTTGCGAAGCTTCCGCTCCTTAAGTAATCTGCGGTATTTATTCCGGTTTAACCAGGAATAGCGGTTGACCGTATTCTACAAGCTGACCATTCTCAGCCAGTACAGACACGATTTCACCTTTAATCTCCGCTTCCAGCTCATTCATCAGTTTCATCGCTTCGATAATACATACCGTTGTTTTCTCACCAACACGGTCTCCAACATTAACGAACGATGGCATTTCCGGAGAAGCGGCACTATAAAAAGTTCCCACCATTGGAGATACAATTTTATGAAGTTTGCCTTCTGCTGCGGCTTGTGGCTGCTGCGCTGGAGGAACCTCGCTGATTACTGGAAAGGACACTTGCTGCACGCTCTGCGGCTGCGGGGCAGGCGTAAAGGGATAGGCATTATAAGGAGTCGCCTGTACTGCTGTTCCATCAGCTTCAGGGCGATCCGGTTTGCGAATTGCAAGCTTCATTCCTTCGCTTTCGATCTCCAACTCATGTACAGAGGAGGTCTGGTCCAGCAATTTAATTAATTCCTTAATTTCGCTCAACTTGAACATACATCAGTTCACTCCTTCAGCTTTCTCTCGAAGCCACTTCTTAAGCGGACAAGATAACTTTATGTATTATATCACAAACGCTAGAAATGGAAAGAGCCCGGGGGAACCCGAGCTCTTTCGTCATTTTCCCTATAATTTCACGTCTAATTATTTCTCAGAAACGTATTGAACACTAACTTTATCCTGAGACACACTCAGTTCTTTCATCACGAGATCAACAATGCTAACCGCTTGTTTCACATCCAGCTTGTCGCTGAGCACGACCACTTTATAGCTGTCACCAGCTTCTTCCTTCACGATGGCTTCACCATATTTTTGTTGAAGCTGTTCTTCGATACCCGTAATTTTGGATTCTTTTTCTTCCAGGTTAAGGAGCTGTTCTTGAGCGACCGCGTTATCAGCAGGTGTCTTTTCCATATCATTGATCAAGGTGAGCAAGTCTCGTTGGCTCTTTAGATTCTTTTGCTCGCGTTCATACAGGTAGTTAGTAAACATGCTGCTCGCCGATACGCTTTGTGAAGCTACTTCATCCAAGATTTCTTTGTCATTCTTAGCAGGGGTTTTGGTTGTTGTATTAGTCGCTGTATCTTTAGCTGCTGTATCTTTAGTTGCTGTATCTTTAGCCGCCTTATCGGAAGTTTTACTGTTGTCTTTCGCAGCGGTGTCAGTCGTAGCTTTCTCTGAGTTGCCACTGTTTGCTGTACCTTTTCCGCTATCATCCTTAACTGCTGTAGTTGCACTGTCATCAGTAGTTGCGGTAGCTGCACTATCGTCAGTAGCAGTGGTGCCGCTATCTTTATCTACGACTCCTCCATCAGCAACAACTTCACCTTGATTGACTACTTCATTTACAACGATCCCTTTGTCGCCAACCGTTGGTAATGCTGCGTTTGCTGTGTCTTTTTTCAAGGAATCCACCTGCATTGTCCCTGCTGTATCTTTTGGAATCGAAGCACCTGAGTCTTCCGTGAATAAATAGTATGCCGAGAGGACAACCATCAAACTAAGCATAGAAACCAACCATATTGTTTGTCTTTTTCCGTTCATTTCATATTCCTCCTAAAATTTAATCTAATGGCTGCTTCGGAAGCATTCACTTATAGAATTGCTGATGCTACTCTTGCTTGCGCGGCACTACCGAGATGCGCTGAATGGGGACATTCAAGCCTTTTTCGATAGCCTGCTCAATGAGTCCTCGAACAACTTTGTTTTCTGCCCCTTTGGCAACAACTAGTACACCGCGTACCTGAGGTTTGATCCGCTTCGTTACAATTGGCGTCTCGTCTCCCGATTGCGAGTAGGTTACGATTTCGCCATCCCTCGTATATTGTGTCGTATGACGTTTACCACCACTGGCGTCCGTCTCTTCACTAAGCTGCTGGGAGTCGTTCATATTACGCACCACGACAATTTCTTCCGTAGACTCCACGGTGACCATGATATCTACGGTACCAACGCCAACGATTTTCTCCAAAATTTCCTTCGTCCGGTTCTCTAGTGTCAGTTCAATACTCTCGAACGAGTTAGTCGCTCCAGGATCACTCTGCACTAGCGCTGTTTGGGAGGACTGATTCAGCGGCGGCTCACGCCCCGTATTCTCGTTATCAATCTTCTTCACATTGACGAAGGAATTGAACAGCATAATCGCTGCGCCCAGCAGACCCAGAATGATCAGCCAGCGAAAAGTATGGCTTCTCTTCGGACTGCCAGCCCCGCCACCAGCCCATTGCTCCAGCTTTTTCAGCCAATTGCTCACTCCTATCCCTCCTAAAATTGTTAGTTTAGAAGCTACAGACTCATAATTTGACGTTATTCTCACCGCTGCCATCAACATGGATCACATTGGGATCCAAATCCCATTTTTGTTCCAACAGCTTTACGATGGATTCCATTTCACTTGAAGATGTGTTGTCTTCTGCTACACTTCCGTTCACTGCCTTGAGTTCATCTACAGATACCGATCCATTCTCTGGATTAGCACCGATTTTAACTTCTACAGGCTCTACAGGAGTGATAGCAATCGGCGGAGCAGCCGCTGCACTGGAAGTTCCGGGAGCACCTGTGGTATTAGCTGTTGCTGTGGACATTGAGACCTTCACTGCTGAGATGACAGGGATGTCTTCGTTACCAGTTCCGCCGGATTTCCCCATGCCGAGCGTTACGGTGACATTAACCCCTCGTTTGCCAGTCTCGCTGATGATCTGTTCCCTCATCTGTTCAGCAACCTCTTCTGCCGCCAGCTTTAGACTTTGATCCTGACGCCCCTGTGCAAGCTTTTGCCCATCAGCCAGAATCTTTTCTAATGTGGTATCTCCCTTTCCTCCTCCAGTGAACAAGCCCCCCTCTTTCTCCTGCCGCCCCATGGCTATACTCAGCTCGGATATTGCGTCACCTTTAAGGAGAGAAACGATTGGGCTAAGCATGGTAAGTAGAATCAGGAGGCTAAGCACCAGCCTCGCATAACGTTCCATGGATTTACTCGGAAGGAGCAACTCAATGAATGACGCTAGTAGCACGACAAGTATGATCTCTCGCAGCCAATCGCCCAACCAGCTCATTGTTTCCCTCCTTAACCAATTAAAAGGATCAAGTTCACCTCATCATGACAGTTAAATTGCCAGCGGTTAGCATGATCGTGACGGCCATAAAAAACATTAACGATACAGCTGCCAAAGCTGCGAAAACGTACACCATGCTTTTTCCAATCGTCTGAAGGCAGACTACAATCGGCGTCTCTCCTAGCGGCTGCATCACAGCAGCCGCTACATTGTAGATCAGAGCAAGCACCAGGATTTTGATCGCTGGAAAAGCACAAAGGAACAAAATTATAATGACACCGGATAGCCCAATGGCGTTCTTCACCAGAAGCGAAGCTGAGATTACTGTGTCTGTAGCATCCGCGAACATTTTTCCGATGACCGGAACAAAGTTGCCTGTGATATATTTAGCGGCCCGAATGGTAACTCCATCTGTCACCGAACTCGTTATCCCCCTGACTGAAATCACTCCAAGGAACACAGTTAGCAGTACTCCTAGCA
The window above is part of the Paenibacillus sp. FSL K6-0276 genome. Proteins encoded here:
- a CDS encoding TlyA family RNA methyltransferase, whose product is MEHRKERIDVLLVEQGFYESREKAKAAIMAGLVLADEERIEKAGMKVSREATLKVKGSVHPYVSRGGLKLEKALRQFNIDLTGRTMLDIGASTGGFTDCALQNGVSHVYAIDVGYNQLDWSLRNDERVSVMERTNFRYMTPPDLVGPIPDFASIDVSFISLKIILPPLKALLKRPADIAALIKPQFEAGREKVGKSGVIRDSAVHKEVLINVLTMAAELGYQLQGLTFSPITGGEGNIEFLAHWRLMPEVAEDEEVLQPSDAVSSVILVEDFPSLADEVVKQATGTFNVNSIHGNSSRR
- the dxs gene encoding 1-deoxy-D-xylulose-5-phosphate synthase — protein: MLLPQINDPEQLKSLSIDELTTLAEEIRRFLIEKLTATGGHLGSNLGVVELTLALHYCYNSPRDKMIYDVGHQSYVHKILTGRQDRFDTLRKYQGLCGFVKRSESEHDVWEAGHSSTSLSAAMGMAMARDLKGEDNKVIAVIGDGALTGGMAFEALNHIGHEKRKLMVILNDNEMSIAPNVGAMHNYLSKIRSDRHYLRAKDEVEGLLKKIPAIGGRLAKTVEWVKDSLKYMMVPGVLFDELGFTYLGPVDGHDLEKMIDTFHQADNVAGPVLVHVLTTKGKGYKPAETDFYKSHAISPYKIESGQALKAVGPPMYTEVFGETLIELGREDSRLIAVTPAMPGGSGLFPFAKEFPDRMIDVGIAEQHAATLCAALAMEGMKPVYAVYSTFMQRAYDQIVHDICRHNANVMFAIDRAGFVGADGETHQGVYDVAFMRHIPNMVMMMPKDENELRHMMKTALEYNDGPIAYRYPRINGTGVAMDPELHTIPIGSWERLRTGEGYAVVACGPMVQVAEEAADLLKREGIQVGVVNARFLKPLDNSMLLDLAHAGTSIVVIEEASQAGSLGSAVLEFYSEHEIYDARVHLMGVPDIFVEHGSIKEQRQETGLTVEALCARIKSMMALSAYNYKTTSSS
- a CDS encoding farnesyl diphosphate synthase, which produces MTRFEHDLERNSEGETLRQPLEDYIAILGDLVSHELEAILPTQWKVPENLQQAMKYSLMAGGKRLRPLLVIIACEALGGSREAALPVAAAVEMVHTYSLIHDDLPAMDNDDYRRGKLTNHKVFGEATAILAGDALLTHAFYSVVQASRKFGVPAESALSIVEDLAEMAGPRGMVGGQIADMEGEQGLTDHAQLKYIHLHKTGDLIIFSLLAGGRIAGANEQQLEALHEFGTAIGLAFQIQDDILDLVGDEGKLGKKTGSDVKQHKVTYPYFIGLEASREEVKQLTEKARNAVLNGGFHDNQRLLEIADYLMARDH
- the xseB gene encoding exodeoxyribonuclease VII small subunit, producing the protein MTKEAELDFEGAMDRLEEIVRELEHGDVPLEKAIDLFQQGMKLSQLCGSKLEQVERKIEMITLEDGELRKKPFGARLEGDADDSL
- the xseA gene encoding exodeoxyribonuclease VII large subunit produces the protein MAAERQVYSIKELNRYIRMKLDSDTLLSDVWIRGEISNFTHHGSGHMYFTLKDESSRIKAIMFASHNQRLPFIPKEGARVIARGNVTVYERDGQYQFYATHMQPDGIGSLYLAYEQLKSKLEQEGLFAEARKRSLPRFPQCIGVITSPTGAAVRDIVITLQRRFPQVAIVIYPVLVQGKGAAPSIVKAIGALNRMGEADVLIVGRGGGSLEELWAFNEEEVARAISASRIPVISAVGHETDFTIADFAADLRAATPTAAAELAVPHAGELAAQLRQQQQRLRQALQRRAQRGRERHAGLERSLALAGPRRSLMQHTQRLDQLRERLHRSADARLSRSRERKAVLHHSLQRFHPHGSVAAARQRTDSMRRELMGAMLARLQEKRSRYVAEIRHLDALSPLKVMSRGYSLVYDEAEEHLIKSLTLVQLGDLVVIKMNDGQLNCQVWGMKEDGKDDDEGSGT